A DNA window from Mycolicibacter hiberniae contains the following coding sequences:
- a CDS encoding type I polyketide synthase, protein MSEKSAASVGGPDRRAIVAEALRKIDDLTARLAVAEAGDSEPIAVVGLGCRLPGGVDGPAALWQLLCDEGSGIVGVPADRWDADALFSSDHSVPGTICSREGGFLSGWHPSEFDAEFFGISPREADAMDPQQRLLMEVTWEALEHAGITREAIRGTSTGVFVGVTTSDYAVLAAERLGPRDADPYFSFGNAPNFAAGRLSYFLGVHGPALMVDTACSSSLVTIHLACASLRRRESDQALAAGVNLILAPQNSIATSRWGMLAPDGRCKTFDAAADGYVRSEGAGVVVLKRLSDAQRDGDRVLAVVRGSAVNQDGPSSGQTVPSGPAQQKVVRAALAAARLEPGDIDYVEAHGTGTALGDPIELDALAAVFGERGSSAPLVLGSVKTNVGHLESASGVAGFIKTVLSVQRGFIPRHLNFSELTPNAGVGASKFEVAGQAMAWPAVSRPRRAGVSSFGVSGTNAHVIVEQAPPGSGCVGGESVASGPVTTLVVSGKSPARIAATAGVLAQWLATDGADATLADVAHALNHHRTRHQKFATVAARDTEQAIAGLNALAAGESAPGVVEPAAVLPGPGTVFVFSGQGSHWVGMGRRLLAEEPAFAAAVAELEPVFVRQVGFSLCEVLEQGREISGDAQVQPVIMGLQLALAALWRAYGVVPDAVIGHSMGEVSAAVVAGALTPEQGLQVIGVRSSLMSRQAGQGAVALLELDAAAAQEVLAGYPGVEVAGYLSPRQTVVAGAPAQVDAVIAAVAGAERFARRVNMEVASHTAFMDPILAELRAELAGLRPQVPQIPFYSTVVDPAGPTPVLDADYWAANVRKPALVNQAVAAAGDKYGTFIEISPHPLLTHTIDEILDAVPHCSIATLVRDGDDTVVFHQHLNSAHPVSPRDLPHPAGPYPALPATPWRHTRHWLDLENAVTAAESAPAPGVLLGTHIAIGSTPAVHLWQARLSPENKPYPGSHRNNGVELVPASVLLQTVSDAALHVSGQSAVSDIRFEHPIVLDRPRTVQVVADAETVTVSSRAVSDDPQARWVRHLSARITAGDESDWSPADSALSNGHSGTEFDDAAVSAFWLTWGSEGRPFQWTVTSGRSTSGQLRADLTAEQTPTVAMLDAALHVARMVDDADPELMVPATVDAIRFRTAPADGRAGVTVHRRDSGTGELVVDIALTTGDGTGCIDVRGLRYTALSAARPADDPSSIAHAIDWQPWDAAPENPAEPGTLTVIGDSAAATGLRDALTAAGHQAAGLAEAQAVVYVADPGPAGESDLDCASRLAGEVAELVAALAQRDTRPPALWIVTRGVYEAASHAAVRQSCLWGMAGVIRAEQPQLCGGLVDLAAADVSAGDAAVLSGILRTPAKSILVLRDGQIRSTAFTPISGPAQREPTVCQPDGTYLITGGMGALGLLMAGWLADRGARRLRRRSPARPPDWGRPPLAIRHRRRHRGGVTEVGGRLGSRLGR, encoded by the coding sequence TTGAGCGAGAAGAGTGCTGCGTCGGTGGGGGGTCCGGATCGTCGGGCGATTGTTGCTGAGGCGCTGCGCAAGATTGATGATCTGACGGCGCGGTTGGCTGTTGCCGAGGCGGGGGACAGCGAGCCGATCGCGGTGGTGGGTTTGGGGTGTCGTCTGCCGGGTGGGGTGGATGGTCCGGCGGCGTTGTGGCAGTTGTTGTGTGATGAGGGTTCGGGGATTGTTGGGGTTCCGGCGGATCGCTGGGATGCCGATGCGTTGTTTTCGTCGGATCATTCGGTGCCGGGGACGATTTGTTCTCGTGAGGGCGGGTTTTTGTCGGGGTGGCATCCGTCGGAGTTTGACGCGGAGTTTTTTGGTATTTCGCCGCGTGAGGCTGATGCGATGGATCCGCAGCAGCGGTTGTTGATGGAGGTGACCTGGGAGGCGTTGGAGCATGCCGGGATTACCCGGGAGGCTATTCGCGGTACGTCCACTGGTGTGTTTGTGGGTGTGACGACCAGTGATTATGCGGTGTTGGCTGCGGAGCGGTTGGGGCCGCGTGATGCTGATCCGTATTTTTCGTTCGGTAATGCGCCGAATTTTGCGGCGGGTCGGTTGTCGTATTTCTTGGGTGTGCATGGTCCGGCGTTGATGGTGGATACGGCGTGTTCGTCGTCGTTGGTGACGATTCATTTGGCGTGTGCGAGTTTGCGGCGTCGGGAGTCGGATCAGGCGTTGGCTGCCGGGGTGAATTTGATTTTGGCTCCGCAGAACAGTATTGCGACGTCGCGGTGGGGGATGTTGGCGCCGGATGGGCGGTGCAAGACTTTTGATGCTGCTGCCGATGGGTATGTGCGGTCTGAGGGTGCTGGGGTGGTGGTGCTCAAGCGGTTGTCGGATGCGCAGCGTGATGGTGATCGGGTTCTGGCGGTGGTGCGGGGTTCGGCGGTGAATCAGGATGGGCCGTCGAGTGGTCAGACGGTGCCGTCGGGTCCGGCGCAGCAGAAGGTGGTGCGGGCTGCGTTGGCGGCGGCGCGGTTGGAGCCCGGTGATATCGACTATGTCGAGGCGCATGGGACCGGTACCGCGTTGGGTGATCCGATTGAGTTGGATGCGTTGGCGGCGGTGTTTGGTGAGCGGGGTTCGTCGGCGCCGTTGGTGTTGGGGTCGGTGAAGACCAATGTGGGGCATCTGGAGTCGGCTTCGGGTGTGGCGGGGTTCATTAAGACGGTGTTGTCGGTGCAGCGGGGTTTTATCCCGCGGCATCTGAATTTTTCGGAGTTGACGCCGAATGCGGGTGTGGGGGCGTCGAAGTTTGAGGTTGCTGGGCAGGCGATGGCGTGGCCTGCGGTGTCGCGTCCGCGTCGGGCGGGGGTGTCGTCGTTTGGGGTGTCGGGCACTAATGCGCATGTGATTGTGGAGCAGGCTCCGCCGGGGTCGGGGTGTGTTGGTGGGGAGTCGGTGGCTTCGGGGCCGGTGACGACGTTGGTGGTCTCGGGTAAGTCGCCGGCGCGGATCGCGGCGACCGCGGGGGTGCTGGCGCAGTGGTTGGCCACCGACGGCGCCGACGCCACCCTGGCCGACGTCGCACACGCGCTCAACCACCATCGGACCCGCCACCAGAAATTCGCCACCGTTGCCGCCCGGGACACCGAGCAGGCCATCGCGGGGCTCAACGCGCTGGCAGCAGGCGAGTCCGCGCCGGGCGTGGTGGAACCCGCGGCGGTACTGCCGGGACCGGGAACCGTGTTTGTGTTTTCGGGTCAGGGTTCGCATTGGGTGGGGATGGGTCGTCGGTTGTTGGCCGAGGAGCCGGCGTTTGCTGCCGCGGTGGCGGAGTTGGAGCCGGTTTTTGTCCGGCAGGTGGGTTTTTCGCTGTGTGAGGTGCTTGAGCAGGGCCGGGAGATTTCCGGTGATGCTCAGGTGCAGCCGGTGATCATGGGGCTGCAGTTGGCGTTGGCGGCGTTGTGGCGTGCCTATGGGGTGGTTCCGGATGCGGTGATCGGGCATTCCATGGGGGAGGTGTCGGCGGCGGTGGTGGCCGGGGCGCTGACGCCCGAGCAGGGTTTGCAGGTGATCGGGGTGCGGTCGTCGTTGATGTCGCGGCAGGCCGGTCAGGGTGCGGTGGCGTTGCTGGAGTTGGATGCCGCAGCCGCCCAGGAGGTGTTGGCCGGTTATCCCGGTGTGGAGGTGGCGGGGTATCTGTCGCCGCGGCAGACGGTGGTGGCCGGTGCTCCTGCGCAGGTGGATGCGGTGATCGCTGCGGTGGCCGGTGCCGAGCGGTTTGCGCGGCGGGTCAATATGGAGGTGGCCTCGCATACCGCGTTCATGGACCCGATTCTCGCGGAGTTGCGGGCCGAATTGGCCGGGTTGCGGCCGCAGGTCCCGCAGATTCCCTTCTATTCCACCGTCGTCGACCCGGCCGGTCCCACACCGGTGCTCGATGCGGACTACTGGGCGGCCAACGTGCGCAAACCCGCACTGGTCAACCAGGCCGTCGCCGCCGCGGGGGACAAGTACGGCACGTTCATCGAGATCAGCCCGCACCCCCTGCTGACCCACACCATCGACGAGATCCTGGACGCGGTGCCGCACTGCAGCATCGCGACTCTGGTGCGCGACGGCGACGACACCGTCGTCTTCCATCAGCACCTCAACAGCGCACACCCGGTCAGCCCACGGGACCTGCCGCACCCGGCCGGGCCCTACCCGGCGCTGCCGGCCACGCCGTGGCGGCACACCCGGCACTGGCTGGACCTCGAAAACGCCGTCACCGCAGCCGAATCTGCGCCAGCGCCCGGTGTGCTGCTCGGCACCCACATCGCGATCGGCAGCACGCCGGCGGTGCACCTGTGGCAAGCCCGGCTGTCGCCGGAGAACAAGCCCTACCCCGGCAGCCATCGCAACAACGGGGTCGAGCTGGTGCCGGCATCGGTCCTGCTGCAGACGGTTTCGGATGCCGCGTTGCACGTCAGCGGGCAATCGGCGGTCAGCGACATTCGCTTCGAACACCCGATCGTGCTCGACCGGCCACGGACCGTCCAGGTGGTCGCCGACGCCGAAACCGTGACGGTGTCGTCGAGAGCGGTGAGCGACGACCCACAGGCACGCTGGGTCAGGCACCTCAGTGCACGGATCACCGCAGGCGACGAATCAGACTGGTCCCCGGCCGATTCCGCCCTCAGCAATGGTCACAGCGGAACGGAATTCGACGACGCCGCGGTGAGTGCGTTCTGGCTCACCTGGGGCAGCGAAGGCCGGCCGTTCCAGTGGACGGTGACGTCCGGTCGATCCACCTCCGGGCAACTGCGGGCCGACCTCACGGCCGAGCAGACCCCCACGGTCGCGATGCTCGACGCCGCACTGCACGTCGCCCGCATGGTCGACGACGCCGATCCCGAACTGATGGTGCCCGCCACGGTCGACGCCATCCGTTTCCGCACAGCGCCCGCCGACGGCCGGGCCGGAGTCACCGTGCATCGCCGTGACAGCGGCACCGGTGAGCTTGTCGTCGACATCGCCCTCACCACCGGCGACGGCACGGGATGCATCGACGTGCGCGGGCTGCGCTACACCGCGCTCAGTGCGGCGCGGCCAGCCGACGACCCGAGTTCGATCGCCCACGCAATCGACTGGCAGCCCTGGGATGCCGCACCGGAGAACCCGGCTGAACCGGGCACCCTGACGGTGATCGGCGACAGCGCCGCCGCCACCGGCCTGCGTGACGCACTGACCGCGGCCGGGCACCAGGCAGCCGGGCTCGCCGAGGCCCAGGCCGTCGTCTACGTCGCGGACCCGGGCCCTGCCGGCGAATCCGATCTGGACTGCGCCTCGCGGCTGGCCGGCGAGGTCGCCGAACTGGTGGCGGCCCTGGCGCAGCGCGACACCCGCCCGCCCGCTCTGTGGATCGTCACCCGCGGCGTCTACGAGGCGGCCTCGCATGCGGCCGTGCGGCAAAGCTGCCTGTGGGGTATGGCCGGGGTGATCCGGGCGGAGCAACCGCAACTGTGCGGCGGGCTGGTGGACCTGGCCGCCGCAGACGTCTCCGCCGGCGACGCCGCGGTGCTGTCGGGCATTCTGCGCACGCCGGCCAAGTCCATCCTGGTGCTGCGCGACGGCCAGATCCGCAGCACGGCGTTCACCCCGATCTCCGGCCCGGCGCAGCGCGAACCCACGGTGTGCCAGCCCGACGGCACCTATCTGATCACCGGCGGAATGGGCGCACTCGGCCTGTTGATGGCCGGGTGGTTGGCCGACCGCGGCGCCCGGCGCCTGCGCCGCCGCAGCCCTGCCCGCCCGCCGGACTGGGGCCGGCCGCCACTCGCGATCCGGCACCGCCGGCGTCACCGTGGAGGCGTCACCGAGGTGGGCGGTCGACTCGGCTCCCGGCTCGGCCGCTGA
- a CDS encoding beta-ketoacyl reductase, producing the protein MWPKVAGAQVLHELFPPKSLDFFYMTAAAGAVFGVPGQGAYASANAYLDGLARARHQRGCHSVSLDWVAWKGLGFGAEAHVVLHELERMGSRPITPAEAFAAWDHAEHYDLAQVVMVPLPSVGQSGASDPAGGPVRDWAQLSADEVVSELEVELRAILARELRMSEAELQLDRPFAELGLNSVMAMSVRRDIEALVGLELSATMLWNHPTTAALAAHLAGKLVPQEDSGGGVAPADDDLPDSADSVLDELFDSVESAPAGWDGI; encoded by the coding sequence ATGTGGCCCAAGGTCGCCGGTGCCCAGGTGCTGCACGAGCTCTTCCCGCCCAAGAGCCTGGACTTCTTCTACATGACCGCGGCCGCGGGCGCCGTCTTCGGGGTGCCCGGCCAGGGCGCCTACGCCAGTGCCAACGCCTATCTGGACGGGCTCGCCCGTGCCCGCCACCAGCGCGGCTGCCACAGCGTCAGCCTGGACTGGGTGGCCTGGAAGGGCTTGGGCTTCGGTGCCGAGGCCCATGTGGTGCTGCACGAACTCGAGCGGATGGGCTCGCGGCCCATCACTCCCGCGGAGGCGTTCGCCGCCTGGGATCACGCCGAGCACTACGACCTCGCCCAGGTCGTGATGGTGCCGCTGCCCTCGGTGGGACAGTCGGGCGCGTCCGATCCTGCCGGCGGACCGGTCCGTGACTGGGCCCAGCTGTCCGCCGACGAAGTCGTCAGCGAGCTGGAGGTCGAGCTGCGCGCCATCCTGGCACGGGAACTTCGCATGTCGGAGGCTGAACTGCAGCTCGACCGGCCGTTCGCCGAACTCGGTCTGAACTCCGTGATGGCCATGTCGGTGCGGCGCGACATCGAAGCGCTGGTGGGGTTGGAGCTGTCGGCGACCATGTTGTGGAACCACCCGACAACCGCGGCGCTGGCAGCGCACCTGGCCGGCAAGCTGGTTCCGCAGGAGGATTCCGGCGGTGGCGTGGCCCCCGCCGACGACGACCTGCCAGACTCTGCCGACAGTGTGTTGGATGAGCTGTTCGACAGCGTGGAGTCGGCTCCGGCCGGATGGGACGGGATCTAG
- a CDS encoding type I polyketide synthase: protein MTAAFDEEGLRHWLADYLVTNIGCSLEDIDFDASLNDLGVGSRDAVVLCGELSEVLGRKVSPVELWQHPSVAELARFLLEPEAADEEWTPEPGRVGTDEPIAVIGLGCRFPGDINSPDAFWQFLIDGGNAVTEVPADRWEPFDDGSPETGNAIARTTRWGSFLRDIAAFDADFFEISSREAVKMDPQQRLLLEVAWEALEHAGIPATSLRRSQTGVYVGASITEYGCHASADLTGVDAWSNAGGALSIIANRLSYFLDLRGPSVTVDTACSSSLVALHLACRSLRSGESETAIAGGVNLLMSPAVFRGFDQSGALSTTGACHAFDADADGFVRGEGCGVVVLKRLSDARRDGDRVLAVVRGSAVNQDGHSNGLLAPNPAAQMAVLRSAYADAGIAPQEVDYVETHGTGTLLGDPIEAKALGTVLGRGRSPGSPLLIGAAKSNMGHLEAAAGMVGFIKAVLAVQRGTIPKNLHFNTPNPHITFDQMRLKVVAEQQDWPSSDHPRRAGISSFGFGGTNAHVVIEQAPTARVAAREADPAVTTLVVSGRTPERISATARELADWLAGDGSGVALADVAHTLNHHRARQPLFGTVCARDRDAAIRGLRALADGSSLDEPGCGVVGPHDGPCGPGTVFVYSGQGSHWAGMGRQLLTDEPAFARALAVLEPAFVEHVGFSLWEVISGGEPVSGDAQVQPVLMALQLALTELWRSYGVHPDAVIGHSMGEVTAAVVAGALSPADGFRVIAARSTLMSRQAGQGAVASLNLDAATTEELLAGYPDVSVAGYLSPKQTVVAGPVSPVDAVIAAVSGQNKFARRVNMEVASHTALMDPILPELRAALEHLTPEVATIPFYSTVTEAAMPAGGMPILDADYWVDNVRKPAMLTQAVAAAAADYTTFVEVSAHPILTHAIADTVAALGGHHHSVGTLVRDGDDAVSFHTNLNRTHTTQPPQTPHPPEPHPVLPPTPWRHSSYWIELTRRAAPAAEAGQRAAGSPGSLPEDWWCELTWPATEAPDGGAPAEQSWLVIGDPDLGAELARAGGVRVLEASVLEAGADPATLAAALGTATHVLYAPPATASALSAAPAYEAFNAARRLATAMAGSALGPAKLFLLTRNAQPVGEGDRANPAHAVLWGLGRSLALEHPEIWGRVLDVDESVPPALVAGYLLAEAGAADDEDQIVYRAGIRRVPRLLGGRPSGAAPVAFDPGSCHVVIGATGNIGPQLVRQLSASGAKTIVAVSRQPGSRLDALTAELAPAGTTLVTVAADAADESAMSALFERFGADLPPLEGIHVAAFAGGPVTLRDMTDDDVVTMFRPKLDVVAVLHKLSLRHPVRYFVLFSSISGITGSRWLAHYTATTTFLDTFAYARRAAGLPATAINWGLWKSLTDTQSDAERQVTVDSGLEPMADEVAITALPLVIGAHNAARHTVVAADWPRLIAAYRTRAALRIADELLAVAASADGPAASVTEFRRTLAEAEPERRAELLRDHVTDHVVAAMGLASRHALDPTVGFFQAGMDSLMSVTLQRALSDSLGETLPAAVVFDYPTVDALTQYLATILPELVEAAEHDSADAYDDMSDDELLAQLSERLS from the coding sequence ATGACCGCAGCGTTTGACGAAGAGGGCCTGCGCCACTGGCTGGCCGACTACCTGGTCACCAACATCGGCTGCAGCCTCGAGGACATCGATTTCGACGCGTCGCTCAACGACCTGGGCGTCGGTTCCCGTGATGCGGTGGTGCTCTGCGGCGAACTGTCCGAAGTTCTCGGCCGCAAAGTGTCGCCGGTGGAACTGTGGCAGCACCCGTCGGTGGCGGAACTGGCCAGGTTCCTGCTGGAGCCCGAAGCCGCAGACGAAGAGTGGACCCCCGAACCCGGCCGCGTCGGCACCGACGAGCCCATTGCCGTGATCGGCCTGGGTTGCCGGTTCCCCGGCGACATCAACTCACCGGACGCCTTCTGGCAGTTCCTCATCGACGGCGGCAATGCGGTGACCGAAGTGCCCGCCGATCGCTGGGAGCCCTTCGACGACGGCTCGCCGGAGACCGGCAACGCGATCGCCCGCACCACCCGCTGGGGATCGTTTCTGCGCGACATCGCCGCGTTCGACGCCGACTTCTTCGAGATCTCCAGCCGCGAAGCGGTCAAGATGGACCCGCAGCAGCGACTTCTGCTCGAAGTCGCGTGGGAAGCCCTGGAGCACGCCGGCATTCCGGCGACCTCGTTGCGCCGAAGCCAGACCGGCGTGTACGTCGGCGCCAGCATCACCGAGTACGGCTGCCACGCGTCGGCCGACCTGACCGGCGTGGACGCCTGGAGCAACGCCGGCGGGGCGCTGAGCATCATCGCCAACCGGCTGTCCTACTTCCTGGATCTGCGTGGTCCGTCGGTGACGGTGGACACCGCGTGCTCGTCCTCGCTGGTCGCACTGCACCTGGCGTGCCGGAGTCTGCGTAGCGGGGAAAGCGAGACCGCGATCGCCGGCGGGGTGAACCTGCTCATGTCCCCGGCGGTGTTCCGGGGCTTCGACCAGAGCGGGGCGCTCTCGACCACGGGGGCGTGCCACGCGTTCGACGCCGACGCCGACGGATTCGTGCGCGGCGAGGGCTGCGGCGTGGTGGTGCTCAAGCGCTTGTCCGATGCCCGCCGCGACGGCGACCGGGTGCTGGCCGTGGTGCGGGGTTCGGCTGTCAACCAGGACGGACACTCCAACGGTCTGCTCGCGCCGAACCCGGCTGCCCAGATGGCGGTGTTGCGGTCGGCCTATGCCGACGCCGGGATCGCGCCGCAGGAGGTCGACTACGTCGAAACCCATGGAACCGGAACCCTGCTGGGTGATCCGATCGAGGCGAAGGCGCTGGGAACCGTGTTGGGACGGGGTCGCTCCCCGGGGTCCCCGCTGCTGATCGGGGCGGCGAAGTCGAACATGGGCCACCTCGAGGCCGCTGCGGGCATGGTGGGCTTCATCAAGGCGGTGCTGGCGGTGCAGCGCGGGACGATTCCGAAGAACCTGCACTTCAACACGCCGAACCCGCACATCACCTTCGACCAGATGCGCTTGAAGGTCGTTGCCGAACAGCAGGACTGGCCGTCATCGGATCACCCGCGGCGGGCCGGGATCTCATCCTTCGGGTTCGGTGGCACCAACGCCCACGTGGTCATCGAGCAGGCTCCGACCGCTCGGGTCGCCGCGCGCGAAGCAGACCCGGCGGTCACCACCCTGGTGGTCTCCGGGCGCACCCCCGAACGGATCTCGGCGACCGCACGCGAGCTGGCCGACTGGCTGGCCGGCGACGGCTCCGGGGTGGCACTTGCCGACGTCGCGCACACGCTCAACCATCACCGCGCCCGGCAACCGTTGTTCGGCACGGTATGCGCCCGCGACCGCGATGCGGCGATCCGCGGGTTGCGGGCACTGGCCGACGGCAGCTCGCTCGACGAGCCGGGGTGCGGCGTCGTCGGTCCGCACGACGGCCCGTGCGGCCCCGGTACGGTGTTCGTCTACTCCGGCCAGGGCTCCCATTGGGCCGGCATGGGCCGGCAACTGCTCACCGACGAGCCGGCGTTCGCCCGGGCGCTGGCCGTGCTGGAACCGGCGTTCGTCGAACACGTCGGGTTCTCGCTGTGGGAGGTGATCTCCGGCGGCGAACCGGTCAGCGGAGACGCGCAGGTGCAGCCCGTCCTGATGGCGCTGCAATTGGCGCTGACCGAGCTGTGGCGCTCCTACGGCGTGCACCCCGACGCCGTCATCGGTCACTCCATGGGCGAAGTCACGGCCGCGGTGGTGGCCGGTGCGTTGAGCCCGGCCGACGGATTCCGGGTCATCGCCGCCCGTTCGACGCTGATGTCGCGGCAGGCCGGGCAGGGCGCGGTGGCCTCGTTGAACCTGGACGCTGCGACCACCGAGGAGCTGCTGGCCGGCTACCCGGATGTCAGCGTGGCGGGATACCTGTCACCGAAGCAGACCGTCGTGGCCGGGCCGGTGTCGCCGGTAGATGCCGTCATCGCCGCGGTGAGCGGCCAGAACAAGTTCGCCCGGCGGGTCAACATGGAGGTGGCCTCGCACACCGCGTTGATGGACCCGATCCTGCCGGAGCTGCGCGCGGCACTGGAGCACCTGACGCCCGAAGTCGCCACCATCCCGTTCTATTCGACCGTGACCGAAGCCGCCATGCCGGCCGGTGGCATGCCGATCCTGGACGCCGACTACTGGGTGGACAATGTCCGCAAGCCGGCGATGCTGACTCAGGCAGTCGCGGCCGCGGCAGCCGACTACACGACGTTCGTCGAGGTCAGCGCCCATCCGATCCTGACACACGCGATCGCCGACACCGTGGCGGCCCTCGGCGGGCATCACCACAGCGTCGGAACCTTGGTCCGCGACGGCGACGACGCCGTCAGCTTCCACACCAACCTCAACCGGACACACACCACCCAGCCGCCGCAGACGCCGCACCCGCCGGAGCCGCACCCGGTGCTGCCGCCCACCCCGTGGCGGCACAGCAGTTACTGGATCGAGCTGACTCGGCGCGCCGCCCCGGCCGCCGAGGCCGGTCAGCGGGCGGCGGGCAGCCCCGGCTCGTTGCCCGAAGACTGGTGGTGCGAGCTGACCTGGCCGGCCACCGAGGCCCCGGACGGCGGGGCGCCCGCCGAGCAGTCGTGGCTGGTGATCGGCGACCCGGACCTCGGCGCCGAACTCGCCCGCGCCGGCGGTGTGCGGGTCCTCGAGGCATCGGTGCTGGAGGCAGGCGCGGACCCCGCGACGCTGGCCGCCGCACTGGGAACCGCCACCCACGTGCTGTACGCGCCGCCGGCCACCGCGAGCGCCCTGAGTGCCGCACCGGCCTACGAGGCGTTCAACGCGGCGCGACGGCTGGCCACCGCGATGGCCGGTTCGGCCCTGGGCCCGGCGAAGCTGTTCCTGCTGACGCGCAACGCCCAGCCCGTGGGGGAGGGCGACCGGGCCAACCCGGCGCATGCGGTGCTCTGGGGGCTGGGTCGCAGCCTGGCCCTGGAGCACCCGGAGATCTGGGGCCGGGTGCTCGACGTCGACGAGTCGGTGCCCCCGGCCCTGGTCGCCGGGTACCTGCTCGCCGAGGCGGGCGCGGCCGACGACGAGGACCAGATCGTCTACCGGGCCGGTATCCGCAGGGTGCCGCGTCTGCTCGGCGGTCGTCCCAGCGGTGCGGCGCCGGTCGCCTTCGACCCCGGCAGCTGCCACGTCGTCATCGGCGCCACCGGAAACATCGGGCCGCAGCTGGTGCGCCAGCTGTCGGCCAGCGGCGCCAAGACCATCGTCGCGGTGTCCCGGCAGCCCGGCTCGCGGCTGGACGCACTGACCGCCGAGTTGGCCCCGGCCGGCACCACCTTGGTGACGGTGGCCGCCGACGCTGCCGACGAGTCCGCGATGAGCGCACTGTTCGAGCGGTTCGGCGCCGACCTGCCACCGCTGGAAGGCATCCACGTGGCGGCGTTCGCCGGCGGTCCGGTGACGTTGCGCGACATGACCGATGACGACGTCGTCACCATGTTCCGCCCGAAACTGGATGTGGTGGCGGTACTGCACAAACTGTCCCTGCGGCACCCGGTCCGCTATTTCGTGCTGTTCTCCTCGATCTCGGGCATCACCGGGTCGCGCTGGCTTGCGCACTACACGGCAACCACAACCTTCCTGGACACCTTCGCCTACGCCCGGCGTGCGGCCGGCCTGCCGGCCACGGCGATCAACTGGGGGCTGTGGAAGTCGCTGACCGACACCCAATCCGACGCCGAGCGGCAGGTGACCGTTGACTCGGGCCTGGAGCCGATGGCCGACGAAGTCGCCATCACCGCCCTGCCCCTGGTGATCGGTGCGCACAATGCCGCACGGCACACCGTGGTCGCGGCCGACTGGCCGCGGCTGATCGCCGCATACCGCACCCGGGCGGCGCTGCGCATCGCCGACGAACTGCTGGCCGTCGCGGCCTCGGCGGATGGACCCGCGGCGTCGGTCACCGAGTTCCGCCGCACCCTGGCCGAGGCCGAGCCCGAACGGCGCGCGGAGCTGCTCCGCGACCATGTCACCGACCACGTCGTCGCCGCCATGGGACTGGCATCGCGCCACGCGCTGGACCCGACTGTCGGTTTCTTCCAGGCCGGGATGGATTCGCTGATGAGCGTCACCCTGCAGCGGGCCCTGTCGGACAGCCTGGGCGAAACCCTGCCGGCAGCGGTGGTTTTCGACTATCCGACCGTTGACGCGTTGACCCAGTACCTGGCGACGATCCTGCCTGAGCTGGTGGAGGCCGCCGAACACGACAGCGCCGACGCCTACGACGACATGAGTGATGACGAGCTGCTCGCGCAGCTGTCGGAGAGGTTGAGTTGA